A genomic window from Populus alba chromosome 19, ASM523922v2, whole genome shotgun sequence includes:
- the LOC118037390 gene encoding LOW QUALITY PROTEIN: probable beta-1,3-galactosyltransferase 8 (The sequence of the model RefSeq protein was modified relative to this genomic sequence to represent the inferred CDS: deleted 1 base in 1 codon), with protein MRGKPFSAKAIFVLCIASFLAGSLFTNQNWTHPSRAKDNRIAVIPHHVTKLQEVKQDCDPKRKLVEGKPGDVMGEVHKTHEAIKSLESTMSTLEMELALARTVQSNGQHYSLEKLANHTLQKAFVVIGINTAFSSRKRRDSLRQTWMPKGEKLRKLEKEKGIVIRFVIGHSATPGGVLDRAVDSEDAEHKDFLRLKHVEGYHELSTKTRLYFSTAVSIWDAEFYLKVDDDVHLNLGMLTSTLAKYRSKPRIYIGCMKSGPVLSQKEDKYYEPEYRKFGEDGNKYFRHATGQLYAISKDLAAYISINSPILHRYANEDVSLGSWLLGLEVEHVDERSMCCGTPPDCEWKAQAGNVCVASFDWSCSGICNSVRRMKEVHDSCGEGEGAVWNVDL; from the exons ATGAGAGGGAAGCCATTTTCAGCCAAAGCCATTTTTGTTCTATGCATTGCAAGCTTTCTTGCAGGATCTCTCTTTACCAACCAGAATTGGACTCATCCTTCTCGGGCTAAGGATAATAGGATTGCAGTAATTCCTCATCATGTCACCAAGCTGCAAGAAGTGAAACAAGATTGTGATCCCAAGCGT AAATTGGTTGAAGGAAAGCCTGGAGATGTTATGGGAGAGGTTCAT AAAACCCATGAAGCTATAAA ATCTCTTGAGAGCACAATGTCCACGTTAGAGATGGAATTGGCTTTAGCTCGAACAGTTCAGTCAAATGGGCAACACTATTCACTAGAAAAGCTTGCTAATCACACTTTACAGAAAGCTTTTGTTGTCATTGGCATTAATACGGCATTTAGCAGCAGAAAACGCCGGGACTCACTTCGACAAACTTGGATGCCAAAAG GGGAAAAGTTAAGGAAAttggagaaagaaaaagggattGTGATACGATTTGTGATTGGACACAGTGCCACACCTGGTGGTGTTCTTGATAGAGCAGTAGACTCAGAGGACGCAGAACATAAGGATTTTCTAAGACTCAAGCATGTTGAAGGATACCACGAGCTCTCTACCAAAACAAGATTGTATTTTTCCACAGCAGTTTCAATTTGGGATGCTGAGTTCTACCTCAAGGTGGATGATGATGTTCATCTCAATTTAG GCATGCTAACGAGTACACTAGCAAAATACCGGTCCAAACCTAGGATCTACATCGGATGCATGAAGTCTGGACCAGTTCTCTCTCAAAA AGAGGACAAATACTATGAGCCGGAGTACAGGAAATTTGGGGAAGATGGAAACAAGTACTTCAGGCATGCCACAGGCCAACTCTATGCCATCTCTAAGGATCTTGCTGCCTATATCTCCATCAACTC GCCCATATTGCATCGATATGCCAATGAAGATGTCTCTTTGGGCTCTTGGCTTCTAGGCCTGGAAGTGGAACACGTGGATGAACGTTCCATGTGTTGTGGGACTCCTCCAG atTGTGAATGGAAAGCACAGGCGGGGAATGTATGCGTGGCATCCTTCGACTGGTCGTGTAGCGGAATATGCAACTCTGTGAGAAGGATGAAAGAAGTGCATGATTCTTGTGGGGAAGGAGAAGGTGCTGTTTGGAATGTTGATCTTTAA